The sequence AGTGGACCTtctcagtttttgttttttaggagGGCACAGAGGATCCACATTCAGTTTGTGAACTATAAATTGGGGGTCCACTCCGGGCATTTCATACGGACTCCAAGCGAATACATCCACATTCTGTACAAGAAAAAGCAGCAACTCCGCCCTCTCCCTATCATCCAAGCTTGCCCTAATCCAAAAACTCCTTTCTTCTTTCGATACGATTCTCACTCTTATCAAATCCTTGGCAACGTTGGTCCCCTCTACTTGGGGCTGTTGTAATTGCTATAGGGGAGTTTTCTCGGCTGCTCCCTTTAGCTCGGTTTGTTCGATTGCCGCGGCTACTAAGCATTGCCTGGCCATTCGCTGATCCCCTCTTATCATTGTAATCCCTTCTTCAGTTCGGAACTTAACTTTTACGTGCAAGGTGGACGGTACAGCCCCCATGTCATGGATCCACGGCCTTCCGAGTATCGCGGTGTATGGCGAGAAAGAGGCTACCACAATGAACTTTACCGCCACCTCTTTACCTCCCATATTGATCGGGAGAGAAATCTGCCCTTCTAGAGTCATCATATGCCCATCGAACCCCATCAATGGCGTGTCATACCTGGACAAATCCTATTTTTTCAGGCCGAGCCCCTTGTAGAGGTCCGGGTACATCACGTCTGCGCCGCTTCCCTGATCCACCATTATTCTCTTGACTATAAATCCCCTTATGCGAGCCGTGACTATTAAAGCGTCGTGGTGCGGTTGAGTGGTGCCCTCCAGGTCGTCGTCGTCGAACGCTATGGGTTGTCTAGTATACCTTGGCCTCTTCCCCGGGGATTGTTCACTTGTACTGTCCTCTGCCGATATCACAGCCAGCACCCCCCTCGTTGCAAGTGCTCTAATGCCCCTCGGCACTACATGGATGACCTCTATTACTCTTAAAGGGGGTGGGAGAGGGTTGCGACGTAGCTGACCTTCTTGCCCTGCTTCCTGATTACCCGTTTCCACCAGAAATTCTTTCAAATGCCCCGCCTTCACCAATTGTTCCAAGTGGTCTTTCAATACTCTACACTGTTCGGTGGTGTGCCCCTTGTCTCTGTGGTAAGTGCAATACAAATTCTGGTTTCTTCTTGACGGGTTGCCAGCCATCCTGTTTGGCCGTTTGAAATACGGCTCATTTTTTATCCTGTCAATGATTTTATGCACGGGCTCCTTGAACGCTGCATTGACTCCCCCGATTGGCAGGCCGGGTTCTTGAATTCTCAAATCCTTCCTGAGTCTGGGGTTGAAGCCAGTATTCCGGGGATGAATGATGATAGGGGCCTTCCCCCTAGTCTGCAGTCGGTCGTCTTCTAAGCGTTTATACTCCTCGATACGCTTCATCAACTGCCTCATATCTTTGGGAGGCCTCAGGGTCAATGATTCCCTCAACCCGGACTCTTCGGGTAACCCCATCCGAAAGGTGCTTGCCGCGATCTTTTCGTTGCCCCCGCTGATCTCGTTGTACAACTCCTAGTATCGATTGGCGTAGTTGCGAAGGGTTTCTCCAGCCCCCATTTTCATTGATAGTAACGCGTCCACGAGCTGCGGAACCCGGTTGCAAGTCATGAACCGAACCCCAAACTCCtgaat comes from Castanea sativa cultivar Marrone di Chiusa Pesio chromosome 3, ASM4071231v1 and encodes:
- the LOC142629114 gene encoding uncharacterized protein LOC142629114; the encoded protein is MGLPEESGLRESLTLRPPKDMRQLMKRIEEYKRLEDDRLQTRGKAPIIIHPRNTGFNPRLRKDLRIQEPGLPIGGVNAAFKEPVHKIIDRIKNEPYFKRPNRMAGNPSRRNQNLYCTYHRDKGHTTEQCRVLKDHLEQLVKAGHLKEFLVETGNQEAGQEGQLRRNPLPPPLRVIEVIHVVPRGIRALATRGVLAVISAEDSTSEQSPGKRPRYTRQPIAFDDDDLEGTTQPHHDALIVTARIRGFIVKRIMVDQGSGADVMYPDLYKGLGLKK